From the genome of Terriglobales bacterium, one region includes:
- a CDS encoding lysophospholipid acyltransferase family protein, whose translation MAKRTNKLRHTLSLLRSILILNNLIYLYTVILGTLSLLSSLFDSSGRVQHWFARTWSWLILKTAMCPVTVEGLDKIDTSKPYMYAVNHLSALDIPVVYAHLPFQFRIMAKEELFHYPFMGWHLRRSGQVSIDRSNALASMRSLNRAAETLKAGMPLVVYPEGGRSASGQIIPFLGGVFYAAIKAQADVVPIALVGTYEALPMDTFHIMPRRLLMLVGEPISTAGLVPRDMDALALKVQKAVEDLYYSCAEVPDPRVQPSEAVAPRSG comes from the coding sequence GTGGCCAAGCGAACCAACAAGCTCCGACACACTTTAAGTCTTCTACGCTCCATCCTCATCCTCAACAATCTGATCTATCTCTACACCGTTATTCTCGGCACACTTTCGCTTCTTTCCTCGCTTTTCGACTCGAGCGGCCGCGTGCAGCACTGGTTCGCGCGCACCTGGTCGTGGCTCATCCTGAAGACGGCCATGTGCCCGGTGACGGTCGAGGGTCTGGACAAGATCGATACTTCCAAGCCCTACATGTACGCGGTCAACCATCTTTCGGCGCTGGACATCCCCGTGGTGTACGCTCACCTGCCCTTCCAGTTCCGCATCATGGCCAAGGAGGAATTGTTCCACTACCCGTTCATGGGTTGGCATCTGCGGCGCTCCGGCCAGGTTTCCATCGACCGCTCGAACGCGCTGGCTTCCATGCGGAGCCTGAACCGCGCCGCCGAGACGCTGAAGGCCGGCATGCCGCTGGTGGTCTATCCCGAGGGCGGGCGCTCGGCCTCGGGCCAAATCATCCCCTTCCTGGGGGGCGTCTTCTACGCCGCCATCAAGGCGCAGGCGGACGTGGTTCCCATCGCCTTAGTCGGCACTTACGAGGCGCTCCCGATGGACACCTTCCACATCATGCCGCGGCGTCTGTTGATGCTGGTGGGCGAACCCATCTCCACCGCCGGCCTGGTGCCGCGCGACATGGACGCCCTCGCCCTCAAAGTGCAAAAGGCGGTTGAAG
- a CDS encoding folylpolyglutamate synthase/dihydrofolate synthase family protein: MSYAAAVERLLALGHELHATPSHKFDLGNMRVLLEALAHPERKFSSVLIAGTNGKGSTAATLASILEVAGHRTGLYTSPHLLRVNERIRVMGEEISDDEFAKAHERVEEAAQKLVTAGSLPWHPSFFEMLTAMAFEHFARTGVRLAVLEVGMGGRLDATNVVEPVLSVITDIALDHQKFLGNTIAEIAREKAGIIRPGGVVVTLPQHPEANDVLGNTILERDARGVNAVPYVPPVSPGSELETRNWKRETDFRSHYPLEVLGSTITVDSPLAGRHQLRNLALAIAAAVELNAQGFALTARDVERGIRETRWRGRLEMLPAAAGRPAVLLDAAHNPAGAWALRAALSELAGEQPVTLVFAAMRDKAIGEMAEILFPVAAHVVATRAQNPRSATPDEVRAAAARLGQEIAAEPDVPAALRRAFQFAGPDGLVVVAGSIYIIGEAIETIESVNQ; this comes from the coding sequence ATGTCCTACGCCGCTGCCGTTGAACGCCTGCTCGCCCTCGGCCACGAACTGCACGCCACGCCCTCACACAAGTTCGACCTCGGGAACATGCGGGTGCTGCTGGAGGCGCTCGCTCATCCTGAGCGCAAGTTCTCCAGTGTGCTGATCGCCGGCACCAACGGCAAGGGCTCGACGGCGGCCACGCTTGCCTCGATCCTCGAAGTCGCAGGCCACCGCACCGGCCTTTACACCTCGCCGCACCTGCTGCGCGTGAACGAACGTATTCGCGTGATGGGCGAAGAGATTTCGGACGACGAGTTTGCCAAGGCGCACGAACGAGTCGAGGAAGCCGCGCAGAAGCTGGTAACGGCGGGCTCCCTGCCCTGGCATCCCAGCTTCTTTGAGATGCTGACGGCCATGGCTTTCGAGCACTTCGCCAGGACCGGCGTGCGGCTGGCCGTGCTCGAAGTCGGCATGGGCGGGCGGCTGGACGCCACCAATGTAGTCGAGCCCGTCCTCAGCGTCATCACGGACATCGCGCTCGACCACCAGAAGTTCCTCGGCAACACCATCGCCGAGATCGCGCGCGAGAAGGCGGGCATCATCCGCCCGGGCGGCGTGGTGGTGACGCTGCCGCAGCATCCGGAAGCGAATGACGTGCTGGGCAATACCATCCTGGAGCGCGACGCCCGTGGCGTGAACGCGGTGCCCTACGTGCCACCGGTTTCGCCGGGATCGGAACTGGAAACTCGCAACTGGAAACGGGAAACTGATTTTCGCTCGCATTATCCCCTTGAAGTTCTCGGCTCGACCATCACCGTCGATTCCCCTCTCGCCGGCCGCCACCAGCTTCGCAACTTGGCGCTGGCCATCGCGGCCGCAGTTGAACTCAATGCACAAGGCTTTGCGCTGACCGCGCGTGACGTCGAGCGCGGCATCCGCGAAACCCGCTGGCGGGGCCGCCTGGAGATGCTGCCCGCCGCGGCAGGCCGCCCGGCAGTGCTGCTGGACGCCGCCCACAACCCGGCCGGGGCCTGGGCGCTGCGGGCAGCGCTTTCAGAGCTGGCGGGTGAGCAGCCGGTCACGCTGGTCTTTGCGGCCATGCGGGACAAGGCCATCGGCGAGATGGCCGAGATCCTGTTCCCCGTGGCTGCCCATGTTGTCGCCACGCGCGCGCAAAACCCGCGTTCGGCCACGCCCGATGAGGTGCGCGCCGCCGCGGCGCGCCTGGGCCAGGAGATTGCCGCCGAACCCGACGTCCCCGCTGCCCTGCGCCGCGCTTTTCAGTTCGCCGGACCGGATGGGCTGGTCGTCGTGGCCGGCTCCATTTACATTATCGGCGAAGCGATAGAGACCATTGAATCAGTCAATCAGTGA